In Lapillicoccus jejuensis, the DNA window GCTCGTGCAGCACCTGCCCGACGTCGTCGGCCACGCCGGGCACGACCCGGGCGGCGACGCCTACGGGTCGGTGACCGCGCGGGTCGAGCCGGGCTCGCGCCTCGCGACCCTCGTCGGCGACGGACCCGAGCCGGGGCACTGCCACCACCACCAGGCGGTCGCCGACCACCCCGGCTTCACCCCCGTCGCGTGGGCGCCCGACGGCACCCTCGAGGCGATGGAGCTGCCGGGCGACCGGTTCTGCCTGGCCGTGCAGTGGCACCCGGAGGAGGGGACGGACTCGACGTCGGACGCCGCCCTGCTCGCCGGGCTCGTCGCCGCCGCCCACGCCTTCGCCGCACCGGACACGGGGAACCCCACGTCCTGAGGCCGGCCGGCCACCCAGGACGCAGGGTTGCCTGTGTCCGGTCAGGCGGCGGGAACTGGCCGGGGCACCCCACCGAGGACCGAGTGGCCGAACCACCCCGGCACCTGCTCGGCGACCTCGCGAGGCGCCGTCACCGCGACCGTGCCGTGGCGGACGGCGGCCGCCCACGGCACGTCGGCCCGCCAGATCCGGGTCAGCTCGCGCAGCGTCGTCGTCACCGTCGCGGTGACAGGGTGGCCGGGGTCGGTGTCGCAGACGTCGACCGGCTCCGCCGCCCCCGGGTGCACGACAAACCACCAGTAGCTGCCCCGCCCGCGGCGGTCGGTCAGCACGACCTCGACGACCGTCCGGCCCGCCGGCCACCGGTCGACCGGCACCGTCCGGCGCATGTCCCACATCAGCAGGTGCGGGTCGAGGTCCTCGTCCCGAGGTCCCCGACCCAGCGGATCCCCCACGCCCCCAGGGACATGACGACGTCGTACAGGTCGCGGCCCGCCTCGGTCAGGTCGTACGCCGTCGCCGTCCCCGACCCCTGGCGCACCACGATGCCGTGCCGCTCGAGGGACTGCAGCCGCTTGCTCAGCAGGGCCGGCGACATCCGCGGCACCCCGCGCCGCAGGTCGCCCCAGTGCCGGCTGCCGAGGAGCAGCTCGCGGACGACGAGCAGCGTCCACCGCTCGTCGAGGACCTCCATCGCCTTCGCCACCGGGCAGAACTGGCCGTACCCGCTCATCGCTCCTCCGATCGCCGTACCGCCCCCACCTCGCAGTGTCGTCGCCCCCCGGCCTCCGGGGCCAGAGCCGAGGCGGTTCAGATCGTGAACTAGCCGCAGTCGCCCGCCCGGTCGGATCCTCGACCCGAGGGCCCGACGGGCGGGCCCGGCGAACAGGAGGACGTCATGACCAGCGACACGACCACGATCCCGGCCGAGCAGGTGCGGGCCCGGTTGCGGACCCTGTGGGAGCTGGGCGACTACCCCCGCGTCGCCCGCACCGTCATCCCCGGCCTGGGTGCCGACCTCGTGCGCGCGGCCGGGGTGCACGCCGGTCAGCGCGTCCTCGACGTGGCGGCGGGCGCGGGCAACGCGAGCATCCCGGCCGCGCTGGCCGGGGCTCGGGTCACCGCCGTCGACATCGCCCCGGCCCTGCTCGAGGCCGGTCGGGAGGCGGCCGCCCACGCCGGGCTCGCCGCCGACGCCGTCGACTGGCAGGTCGGGGACGCGGAGGACCTCGACGTCGACGACGCGACGTACGACGTCGTGCTCAGCACCGTGGGGGTGATGTTCGCGCCGCACCACGAGGCCGCGGCCCGCGAGCTGCGGCGGGCCTGCCGCTCCGGCGGCACCATCGCCCTGGCCTCGTGGACGCCGGCCGGTTTCGTCGGTCAGCTCCTCGCGACGCTGCGCCCGTACGCCGCCGCGCCCCTGCCCGGGAGCCAACCCCCGCCGCTGTGGGGGGACGAGGAGCACGTGCGGGCCCTGCTCGGCGACGGGGTCTCGACCCTCTCGGCCCGGACCCGGGTGGTGCACACGGAGCTCGACGGCCCCGAGGCGCTGCGCGACCTGTTCCGGGACTCCTACGGGCCGGTGGTCGCCGTCTACGCGCGGACCGAGGAGCCCGAGCGGCGGGCCGCCCTGGACGCGGACCTCATCGCCGTCGTCGAGCGGTTCGGGCGGTGGGAGGGCTCGCGGTTCGCCATGGACTGGGAGTACCTCGAGGTCGTCGCCACCCGCGCCTGAGGACGCGAGCAGCGGACGTCGACCGTCCGCAACCGGTCCTACGCTGCGCCGATGAGCGACGACGCGACCACCGGACCCGCCGAGCCTCACGTCGACCCGCCGTGGGAGCCGCCGACCCACGGCACCGAGGTCGAGCACCTGCTCGGCGCGCTCGACCGGCTGCGGACGACGTTCCGGTGGAAGGCCGACGGGCTCGACCAGGAGGGCCTGGCCGCCCGGGTCGGGGCCTCGAGCCTCAGCCTCGCCGCGCTGCTCAAGCACCTCGCCGTCGTCGAGGACACGAAGAGCACCCGTGCGCTCGACGGCTCGCCGCTGCCCGACGTCTGGGAGGGGAACGGGTGGGACGACGACCCGGACTGGGAGCTGACCTCCGCCCCGCACGACGAGCCGGCGGACCTCTACGCGCGGTACGACGACGCCGTCGCGCGGTCCCGCGCCCGGTTCGCGGCCGCGCTCGCGGCCGGTGGGCTCGACCAGCGCATTGCCCTCGGGGCCCCCGAGTGGCACGTCAGCCTGCGCCGGCTGCTCTTCGACCTCGTCGAGGAGTACGGCCGGCACACCGGTCACGCCGACCTGCTGCGCGAGGCCGTCGACGGGCGGACGGGGGAGGACCCGGAGCCGGGGTGGCGGCCGGCGTGCGGTCACTACGCGTTCCACTGACCAGCCGCGTGTCGGCATTCCGACACGGGCCCGCGCTCACGACGGGGCCCGTGCGGCCGATGGCGAGAGGACGACGCCAACGCCGCCGCCTGCTGCTCCCGGGCCCGGCCCGACCCCGAGCTGGTGAGCCATGTCCCGATGGATCCGGACCGCCGTGTCCTGCCTGCGCCACCGCGCCGGGCGACACGAGGCGCCGTACGACGTCCGCGTGGCACCCCGGCGAGTAGCGTCGCGTCCCGTGGCCCTGCTGCTCGCGGCGGCCAGCACCACGGCCTCCCTCGTGGTGCTGCCCGCGGCGGCGTCGGTCTCGGCGCCGCTGCCGGCCACGCTGACCGCCACGGTCACGCCGTCCTCGGGCACGGTCGCGGCCGGGCAGCAGCTGACCTGGGTGGTCGCCGTCACCGACGCCGGTCCGGGCGACGCGGCGGGTCCGCTGACCCTGCGCGCCGCCCTGCCCGCCGGGTTGAGCTTCCTGTCCGCCGCCGGGTCGGGCTGGTCCTGCCGGGCCGACAACGGCGGCTTCCTCGCCCCCGGGCAGAACCTCGTCTGCTCGCAGACCGACGGCGTCCCCGCCGGGTCCGCGGCGCCCGCGCTGGAGATCGTCACCCAGGTCGAGCCCGACACCCCGCCCGGGACGTCGACGACGACCGTCACCGTCTCGAGCCTGACGCCGGGCACGCCCGGGTCGGGTGGTGGCTCGGTGACGGTGTCCCGCGCGGCCGCCCTCACCGTCGTCAAGTCGCACCAGGGCACGGCCGAGGTCGGCGGGACGGCCGACTTCACCCTCGCCGTGCACAACGCCGGCCCCTCGACCGCGGACGGGATCCGGGTCACCGACCCGCTGCCGGTGGGGCTGACCTACGTCGGCGCCACGGGGACCGGCTGGACGTGCGCGTCGGCGACCACGGGCGGCGTACAGACCGTCACCTGCGACCTCGCCGGCACGCTCGCCCCGGGCCACGACGCGCCGACGCTGACCCTCGCCACGTCGGTCGGCGCGGCGGCGTACCCCGCCGCGGCCAACACCGCGACGGTCTCCTCGACCGACCCGGGGCTGACCGGCACGAGCAGCAGCACCGACACGCTGCCCGTCGCCCCCCGCACCGGTCTCGTCGTGACCAAGACCCACGTCGGCGACCTCGCCGTCGGGCAGCCCGGGCGGTACGTCGTCTCGGTCACCCCGACCGGCCCGACCGCCACCCCCGGCCCGGTCACCGTCACCGACACGCTGCCCGCCGGGCTGACCTTCGTCCGCGGGACGGGCGC includes these proteins:
- a CDS encoding class I SAM-dependent methyltransferase, producing the protein MTSDTTTIPAEQVRARLRTLWELGDYPRVARTVIPGLGADLVRAAGVHAGQRVLDVAAGAGNASIPAALAGARVTAVDIAPALLEAGREAAAHAGLAADAVDWQVGDAEDLDVDDATYDVVLSTVGVMFAPHHEAAARELRRACRSGGTIALASWTPAGFVGQLLATLRPYAAAPLPGSQPPPLWGDEEHVRALLGDGVSTLSARTRVVHTELDGPEALRDLFRDSYGPVVAVYARTEEPERRAALDADLIAVVERFGRWEGSRFAMDWEYLEVVATRA
- a CDS encoding winged helix-turn-helix transcriptional regulator — protein: MSGYGQFCPVAKAMEVLDERWTLLVVRELLLGSRHWGDLRRGVPRMSPALLSKRLQSLERHGIVVRQGSGTATAYDLTEAGRDLYDVVMSLGAWGIRWVGDLGTRTSTRTC
- a CDS encoding LPXTG cell wall anchor domain-containing protein, which produces MALLLAAASTTASLVVLPAAASVSAPLPATLTATVTPSSGTVAAGQQLTWVVAVTDAGPGDAAGPLTLRAALPAGLSFLSAAGSGWSCRADNGGFLAPGQNLVCSQTDGVPAGSAAPALEIVTQVEPDTPPGTSTTTVTVSSLTPGTPGSGGGSVTVSRAAALTVVKSHQGTAEVGGTADFTLAVHNAGPSTADGIRVTDPLPVGLTYVGATGTGWTCASATTGGVQTVTCDLAGTLAPGHDAPTLTLATSVGAAAYPAAANTATVSSTDPGLTGTSSSTDTLPVAPRTGLVVTKTHVGDLAVGQPGRYVVSVTPTGPTATPGPVTVTDTLPAGLTFVRGTGAGWSCAATGQVVTCSRAGALAVGVAAQVALDVEVGAAAAPGVTNSAVASAPGATPTTAEDTAPVTPLSRLTLAKTLADQHGDDVTYRLVATSTGPNPTTEPVVLSDPGATGLRLTGATGQDWDCGLASGTVTCRYDAPLTPGASAPPVTVTGVLTAPPGATVRNVASLTGGDPQGATTPSNPASAVVPTPPTPPTPPTTPPTTPPTTPPSEPAPVPPVLVPVVGAPHVPVAHPVARPAPVARPSLPHTGADLGPEALLGALLLGSGGVLVLARRRRA
- a CDS encoding DUF664 domain-containing protein, which gives rise to MSDDATTGPAEPHVDPPWEPPTHGTEVEHLLGALDRLRTTFRWKADGLDQEGLAARVGASSLSLAALLKHLAVVEDTKSTRALDGSPLPDVWEGNGWDDDPDWELTSAPHDEPADLYARYDDAVARSRARFAAALAAGGLDQRIALGAPEWHVSLRRLLFDLVEEYGRHTGHADLLREAVDGRTGEDPEPGWRPACGHYAFH